CTGCTATTGCTTCGACTCCGTTCTTTGTAACAACCTTTACTATGATAGTACCGCTGTCTGGTATGGTTACTGCAATCTGGCCTATCTTGCCAGGGTCTATGGGTGTGTTGACCGATGTATTGCTGCTTACCACTTCGCCGGTTGTTTGATTGATCACGTATACAGCGCTTATGGTGACCTGAACATCGCCTACGTTACGCACATATACTATGTCGTTGACTCTATCTACTCCATCGATTTTTATACGCTCCTGGAACCGTATGTCGTTCTGGGGAGCATTCTGTACTGTTCCGCTTATCCACAGGTATAGGAGAACGGCTGTTGCTATTGCTATGAGTACTAGTAGTGCTGTAGCTACTACAGGAGATATACCCCGTATCCCATA
The window above is part of the Pyrodictium delaneyi genome. Proteins encoded here:
- a CDS encoding archaellin/type IV pilin N-terminal domain-containing protein; protein product: MQYGIRGISPVVATALLVLIAIATAVLLYLWISGTVQNAPQNDIRFQERIKIDGVDRVNDIVYVRNVGDVQVTISAVYVINQTTGEVVSSNTSVNTPIDPGKIGQIAVTIPDSGTIIVKVVTKNGVEAIAVVPG